A stretch of the Vibrio gazogenes genome encodes the following:
- a CDS encoding ABC transporter ATP-binding protein, whose product MAKVEFRNIKKSFGDVDVVKHFDFTVNDGEFVVFLGPSGCGKSTTLRMLAGLESITSGDIYVGDKLINKVDAKDRDLAMVFQSYALYPHMTVYENIAFALKLKGMAKKDIDTEVRKSAKMLELEPLLDRKPKELSGGQRQRVAMGRAMVRTPKVFLFDEPLSNLDAKLRGVMREEIKQLHRELKTTTIYVTHDQIEAMTLADRIVILKDGYVAQVGTPTDVFQRPANKFVAQFIGSPSMNMLDAKLINQGEAFYIQLGDNLIPLPERFKALASKNLALHLGVRPTDIHLRAQHIDHDRVFPFSVKIKDKELLGASILLKTEIAGQPLTVETQAAEVNTDELELYLDLDSIHLFDALSENSLAS is encoded by the coding sequence ATGGCTAAAGTTGAATTCAGAAACATCAAGAAATCTTTCGGTGATGTGGATGTCGTGAAGCATTTTGACTTCACAGTGAATGATGGTGAGTTCGTTGTATTTCTTGGCCCGTCAGGTTGCGGTAAATCGACGACATTGCGGATGTTGGCCGGGCTTGAAAGTATTACTTCCGGTGATATTTATGTCGGCGATAAACTGATCAATAAAGTGGATGCGAAAGACCGCGATCTCGCCATGGTTTTCCAGAGTTATGCACTCTATCCCCACATGACGGTTTACGAAAATATCGCATTCGCGTTGAAACTCAAAGGGATGGCTAAAAAGGACATCGATACAGAAGTTCGTAAATCCGCAAAAATGCTGGAGTTGGAACCATTACTGGATCGTAAACCGAAAGAGTTATCGGGAGGACAGCGTCAGCGGGTCGCGATGGGACGTGCGATGGTTCGTACACCGAAAGTCTTCTTATTTGATGAGCCACTCTCTAACCTTGATGCGAAATTACGGGGGGTCATGCGTGAAGAGATTAAACAACTTCACCGTGAGCTGAAAACAACGACAATTTATGTCACCCATGACCAGATTGAAGCCATGACTCTCGCGGACCGGATTGTGATCCTGAAAGATGGGTATGTTGCGCAGGTGGGAACGCCAACCGATGTCTTCCAACGGCCTGCCAATAAATTCGTTGCCCAGTTTATCGGTAGCCCATCGATGAACATGTTGGATGCAAAACTCATCAATCAAGGGGAAGCATTTTATATTCAATTGGGTGACAACCTGATTCCACTGCCTGAACGATTTAAAGCCCTCGCTTCGAAAAACCTGGCATTACATTTGGGCGTTCGTCCAACGGACATTCATTTACGTGCACAACATATTGACCATGATCGTGTATTTCCATTCTCCGTGAAAATTAAAGATAAAGAATTACTCGGGGCCAGTATTTTGTTGAAAACTGAAATTGCGGGCCAACCACTTACAGTGGAAACACAAGCGGCTGAAGTGAATACGGATGAATTAGAACTGTATTTGGATCTGGATTCAATTCATTTATTTGATGCATTAAGTGAAAACTCTTTAGCCAGTTAG
- a CDS encoding GH1 family beta-glucosidase — MNKYELPQDSQLRHKDFVFGVATSSYQIEGGVAEGGRTPSIWDTFCNKPGKVDNGDNGDQACDHYHLWQQDIEMISDLGVDAYRLSIAWPRILPEDGVVNPQGLAFYEQIIDACHARGMAVYVTLYHWDLPQYLEDKGGWLNRETAYKFAEYADVVSRHFGDKIEVYTTLNEPFVAAFLGYRWGIHAPGVVGEREGFLASHHLMLGHGLAMPVLRKNAPNAKHGVVFSASPAYPLDDKDIGAANYSDAENYQWFIDPVLKGEYPALITEHQAMHMPMILEGDLEIISAPVDYIGINYYTRNVVRYDENGEIKTVPQPESEHTYIGWEMYPQGLTDLLVRLNERYDNIPPIYVTENGAATNDTCVDGQVNDEQRVRYFQTHLEAIDQAIKSGVRIDGYFAWSLMDNFEWAFGYRQRFGLVYVDYQTQERTLKQSAIAYKNMLLERAEENK; from the coding sequence ATGAATAAATACGAACTTCCTCAAGACTCTCAATTACGTCATAAAGATTTTGTTTTTGGTGTAGCAACCTCGTCCTATCAGATTGAAGGGGGTGTTGCTGAAGGCGGACGGACGCCGTCGATATGGGATACATTCTGTAACAAACCCGGCAAAGTGGATAACGGTGATAATGGTGATCAAGCCTGTGACCATTACCATCTTTGGCAACAAGATATCGAAATGATTAGTGATTTAGGCGTCGATGCTTATCGTTTATCGATTGCCTGGCCTCGAATTCTTCCGGAAGACGGCGTCGTCAATCCGCAAGGTTTAGCGTTTTATGAGCAGATTATCGATGCATGCCATGCCCGTGGGATGGCTGTATATGTCACGCTGTATCACTGGGATCTGCCACAATATCTCGAAGATAAAGGGGGCTGGCTTAACCGTGAAACAGCGTATAAGTTTGCTGAGTATGCGGATGTCGTCAGCCGTCATTTTGGCGATAAAATCGAAGTCTATACCACACTCAATGAACCATTTGTAGCCGCATTCTTAGGCTATCGCTGGGGGATTCATGCACCGGGCGTTGTCGGAGAACGTGAAGGTTTCTTAGCTTCTCATCATCTGATGTTAGGACATGGTTTAGCCATGCCAGTGCTGCGTAAGAATGCCCCAAATGCGAAACATGGCGTGGTATTCAGTGCATCACCGGCTTACCCCTTGGATGATAAAGATATCGGTGCTGCAAATTATTCAGATGCTGAAAATTATCAATGGTTTATTGATCCGGTGCTGAAAGGCGAATATCCGGCTTTAATCACGGAACATCAGGCCATGCACATGCCGATGATTCTGGAAGGGGATCTTGAGATCATTTCTGCACCCGTCGATTACATTGGTATCAATTACTATACCCGGAATGTGGTTCGTTATGATGAAAATGGTGAGATCAAAACCGTCCCTCAGCCTGAGAGTGAGCATACCTATATCGGCTGGGAAATGTATCCTCAAGGCCTGACGGATTTACTCGTTCGTTTGAATGAGCGTTATGACAATATTCCCCCCATTTATGTGACTGAGAATGGTGCGGCAACCAATGACACTTGTGTTGATGGTCAAGTCAATGATGAACAACGTGTCCGTTATTTTCAGACGCATCTTGAGGCCATCGATCAGGCGATTAAATCCGGTGTGCGAATCGATGGCTATTTTGCCTGGAGCTTAATGGATAATTTTGAGTGGGCATTTGGTTATCGTCAGCGATTCGGATTGGTTTATGTTGATTATCAGACCCAAGAGAGAACTCTGAAACAAAGCGCTATTGCTTATAAGAATATGCTGTTAGAGCGAGCCGAGGAGAACAAGTAA
- a CDS encoding GH36-type glycosyl hydrolase domain-containing protein, with the protein MMKFGYFDDKHKEYVATTPCTPIKWCNYVGTLNFGGLVDSNGGILLCKGDPALNRITKYITQMPNADFKGSTLYLKVRHPNGEVTIFSPFYTPTLKPLDTFENHTGLSYTTIIAEAYGVRCESTFFVPKQDPVLLQDIKITNISGDDLHVDVVPVVEFTHFDALKQLVNADWVPQTMILKAHQQAQGHTVLEQYAFMKRDDAVNLLTADRPATSFDGDRQQFLGNRGYGSWAAPEALNGAELTNSECLRGDNIGALNLRLGWLKPQQTERTVVQLTQMESLDIAQPMLEKYRDHHVVDQAFAELGEFWDDYLSAIQVTTPDPAMNSMLNVHNPRQCHTTKNWSRYLSLYQLGYGARGIGFRDSSQDILGVMTHMPEEAREFIERLLSVQNTDGSAMHQFFPSTMEANAGDSREEEDRPDYYGDDHLWIVFAVTQYVKETGNADFLNQTIPYYQKDKQGKPLEMGTVWDHLCRAIAFTQTHTGQHGLPLLGFADWNDTVNLPTGAESLMVANMYGKALLDMLDLCQLRGEASLAQRYQDQYQQMQHIVNQHGWDGAWFVRYFDEKGAPIGSHTNAQGQIYTNGQSWPVISGFATPERATQALDAVYTKLNTANGIKLSTPGYNGFSPELGGVSTYPPGAKENGGIFLHANPWMMIAETKVGNGDRAYQYYRQINPASKNDQVEVFESEPYCYPQNILGDEHPQFGLGRNAWLSGTSSWTYVAGTQWILGIRPEIDGLRVDPCIPRDWPEFSVQRKFRGAIYQIHVVNPHQVNQGVTEMRVDGVVIQGNKAPVFTDGVHHIEITLGQ; encoded by the coding sequence ATGATGAAATTCGGATATTTTGACGATAAACATAAAGAATATGTTGCTACCACACCCTGTACACCCATCAAATGGTGTAATTATGTAGGAACCTTAAATTTTGGTGGTTTAGTCGATAGTAACGGCGGTATTTTACTCTGTAAGGGTGATCCAGCGCTGAATCGTATCACTAAATATATTACCCAGATGCCAAATGCTGACTTTAAAGGTTCGACATTATATTTAAAGGTTCGCCATCCGAATGGGGAAGTTACGATTTTCTCACCTTTTTATACGCCGACCCTGAAGCCGTTGGATACATTTGAAAATCATACCGGACTGTCTTACACCACTATTATTGCCGAAGCGTATGGTGTGCGATGTGAGAGTACCTTCTTTGTTCCGAAACAAGATCCGGTGTTACTGCAAGATATTAAAATCACCAATATTTCCGGTGATGATTTGCATGTCGATGTCGTTCCGGTGGTTGAATTCACCCATTTTGATGCATTAAAGCAACTGGTCAATGCTGACTGGGTCCCTCAGACGATGATCTTGAAAGCGCATCAACAGGCACAGGGACATACCGTTTTGGAACAGTATGCGTTCATGAAGCGAGACGATGCGGTGAATTTATTGACTGCTGACCGGCCAGCGACGTCATTTGACGGTGATCGCCAGCAATTCCTCGGGAATCGCGGTTATGGGAGTTGGGCGGCGCCTGAAGCATTAAATGGTGCTGAACTGACCAATAGCGAGTGCTTACGCGGGGATAATATCGGGGCATTGAACTTACGTTTAGGCTGGCTGAAGCCACAGCAAACCGAGCGTACCGTTGTCCAGTTGACCCAAATGGAGAGTCTCGATATCGCGCAGCCGATGTTAGAGAAATATCGAGATCATCACGTCGTCGATCAGGCTTTTGCTGAGCTGGGCGAATTCTGGGATGACTACTTGTCGGCCATTCAAGTCACCACACCTGATCCAGCGATGAACTCGATGCTGAATGTGCATAATCCTCGCCAGTGTCATACCACTAAAAACTGGTCTCGCTATTTATCGCTGTATCAGCTTGGCTATGGGGCGCGTGGGATCGGATTCCGCGATTCATCACAGGATATTCTGGGTGTGATGACGCACATGCCTGAAGAAGCCCGGGAATTTATCGAACGTTTACTCTCGGTGCAAAATACCGATGGCTCTGCCATGCATCAATTCTTCCCTTCAACGATGGAAGCCAATGCCGGTGACTCGCGTGAAGAGGAAGACCGCCCGGATTATTACGGGGATGACCACTTGTGGATCGTTTTTGCTGTCACTCAATATGTCAAAGAAACCGGCAATGCAGATTTCCTCAATCAAACCATTCCTTACTATCAAAAAGATAAGCAGGGCAAGCCGCTTGAAATGGGAACGGTATGGGATCATCTCTGCCGCGCGATTGCGTTTACCCAAACGCATACCGGTCAACATGGTTTGCCACTTCTGGGCTTTGCGGACTGGAACGACACGGTGAATTTACCGACCGGGGCTGAGTCACTGATGGTCGCCAATATGTACGGTAAAGCGTTATTGGATATGCTCGATCTGTGTCAACTGCGTGGTGAAGCATCGCTCGCACAGCGCTATCAAGATCAATATCAACAGATGCAACACATCGTCAATCAGCATGGCTGGGACGGGGCGTGGTTTGTCCGTTACTTTGATGAAAAAGGGGCACCGATCGGATCGCATACCAATGCCCAAGGACAGATCTATACCAATGGACAAAGCTGGCCGGTGATTTCTGGGTTTGCAACGCCTGAACGTGCCACGCAAGCGCTCGATGCCGTCTATACAAAATTAAATACAGCCAATGGGATTAAGCTTTCGACACCCGGATATAACGGCTTTTCACCCGAGTTGGGTGGGGTATCTACGTATCCACCCGGAGCGAAAGAGAATGGCGGGATTTTCCTGCATGCGAACCCATGGATGATGATTGCTGAAACCAAGGTCGGCAATGGTGATCGCGCTTACCAGTATTATCGACAAATTAATCCGGCTTCTAAGAATGATCAGGTCGAGGTTTTTGAGTCCGAGCCTTACTGTTACCCGCAAAATATATTGGGAGACGAGCATCCGCAATTTGGTTTAGGCCGTAATGCATGGCTGTCCGGGACTTCATCATGGACCTACGTCGCCGGTACGCAGTGGATTTTGGGGATTCGCCCTGAAATTGATGGTTTACGCGTTGATCCTTGTATTCCCCGTGATTGGCCGGAATTTTCCGTGCAACGAAAATTCCGGGGGGCAATTTATCAAATTCACGTCGTCAACCCGCATCAAGTCAACCAAGGTGTAACGGAGATGCGTGTCGATGGTGTTGTCATTCAAGGCAACAAAGCACCGGTATTTACTGATGGTGTGCATCACATCGAGATTACGTTAGGTCAATGA
- a CDS encoding carbohydrate ABC transporter permease, whose amino-acid sequence MLTNSLETKPSGLNALKPSDTTIAVMTKLFMIVLAFILIVSAIVTVFPFVWSALLSTRDRTEIFGSGISFAIGDSLAINYAKLQEIMPFWQAMFNSIYVAFLGTAISLLFCSMGGYAFGVFQFKGKKLMFGMLVGSMMIPPVLSLIPYFMIIKFLGLLDNHIAVWLPFTTTPFGIFLMRQHIVASVPKELLEAAKLDGAGQLRTYWSVVLPLMKPALATLAIVQFVFFWNMFMQPLVVLTTPENYVITQALRSVQGIPNTPWGAVMLGTTISILPLVVTYLFASKQMISGLTSGAVKG is encoded by the coding sequence ATGTTGACGAACTCATTAGAGACAAAACCTTCGGGCCTGAATGCTTTAAAACCGAGTGATACGACTATCGCAGTAATGACCAAATTATTCATGATTGTCTTAGCATTTATTTTAATTGTTTCGGCAATTGTGACGGTTTTCCCGTTTGTTTGGTCAGCGCTGTTATCCACCCGTGACCGGACTGAAATCTTTGGCTCGGGGATTAGTTTTGCGATTGGAGATAGCTTGGCGATCAACTATGCCAAGCTGCAAGAAATCATGCCATTTTGGCAGGCGATGTTTAATTCGATTTATGTTGCCTTCCTCGGCACTGCGATATCGCTGCTCTTTTGTAGCATGGGCGGCTATGCGTTTGGTGTGTTTCAGTTTAAAGGGAAGAAGCTCATGTTCGGCATGCTCGTCGGCTCAATGATGATTCCGCCAGTGCTGAGCCTGATTCCTTATTTCATGATTATTAAGTTTCTTGGTTTGTTAGATAACCACATTGCGGTATGGCTACCGTTTACGACCACCCCCTTCGGGATTTTTCTGATGCGTCAACATATCGTGGCATCAGTGCCGAAAGAGTTGTTAGAAGCGGCGAAACTTGATGGTGCCGGTCAGTTGCGAACTTATTGGAGTGTGGTCTTGCCGTTGATGAAACCGGCTTTGGCAACATTAGCAATCGTTCAGTTTGTCTTCTTCTGGAACATGTTTATGCAGCCTTTGGTGGTACTGACAACACCTGAAAATTACGTCATCACTCAGGCGCTCCGTAGTGTGCAGGGGATCCCGAATACCCCTTGGGGTGCGGTGATGTTGGGGACAACAATTTCGATTCTGCCTCTCGTCGTGACTTACTTGTTTGCGTCTAAACAGATGATTAGCGGGCTCACGTCCGGTGCAGTGAAAGGTTAA